A window of the Janthinobacterium agaricidamnosum NBRC 102515 = DSM 9628 genome harbors these coding sequences:
- a CDS encoding multicopper oxidase family protein: MISRRDFFKGAGAVAVSAAAVSKAGAASLPEAMLMNSANTHVPPPPPNGRPFNPVVTLNGWSLPWRVNNGVKEFHLVAEPVVREFAPGMKANLWGYNGQSPGPTIEVVEGDRVRIFVTNKLPEHTSVHWHGQRLPNGMDGVTGLTQPGIAPGKTFVYEFVAKRPGTFMYHPHADEMVQMAMGMMGFWVTHPKNPALHAVDRDFVFLLNAYDIDPGTYTPKINTMTDFNLWTFNSRVFPGIDSMPVRQGDKVRIRVGNLTMTNHPIHLHGHEFVVAGTDGGWTPAASRWPEVTADVAVGQMRALEFIATDLGDWACHCHKSHHTMNAMGHSVPTMIGADQRGVAERISKIVPDYMVMGDKGGSMGGMEMPLPENTLPMMMGEGPFGGVEMGGMFTVLKVRKDQPRGDYSDPGWYRHPAGTLACEWTGALPQPERSSGAGGQSMPVIHQPNVEMTVRKPSGHGEH, translated from the coding sequence ATGATTTCACGGAGAGACTTTTTTAAAGGCGCCGGCGCGGTTGCGGTCAGCGCCGCGGCTGTCAGCAAGGCCGGCGCGGCGTCGCTGCCCGAAGCGATGCTGATGAATAGCGCGAATACGCACGTTCCGCCGCCACCGCCGAATGGCCGGCCGTTCAATCCGGTCGTCACGCTGAATGGCTGGTCGCTGCCATGGCGGGTGAATAACGGCGTCAAGGAGTTTCACCTGGTCGCCGAACCGGTGGTGCGCGAATTCGCGCCCGGCATGAAGGCCAACCTGTGGGGCTATAACGGCCAGTCGCCCGGGCCGACCATCGAGGTGGTGGAGGGCGACCGGGTGCGCATATTCGTGACCAACAAGCTGCCCGAGCACACCAGCGTGCATTGGCATGGACAGCGGCTGCCGAACGGCATGGATGGCGTCACGGGCCTGACCCAGCCGGGGATTGCGCCGGGCAAGACCTTCGTCTACGAGTTCGTCGCCAAGCGTCCAGGCACCTTCATGTACCACCCGCACGCCGACGAGATGGTGCAGATGGCGATGGGGATGATGGGCTTCTGGGTCACGCACCCGAAGAACCCGGCGCTGCATGCGGTGGACCGCGACTTCGTCTTCCTGCTGAATGCATATGACATCGATCCTGGAACCTATACGCCCAAGATCAACACGATGACGGACTTTAATCTGTGGACCTTCAATAGCAGGGTGTTCCCGGGCATCGACTCGATGCCCGTGCGGCAGGGCGACAAGGTGCGCATCCGGGTCGGCAATCTGACGATGACGAATCACCCGATTCATTTGCACGGCCACGAGTTCGTGGTGGCCGGCACCGATGGCGGCTGGACGCCTGCCGCATCGCGCTGGCCGGAAGTGACTGCCGACGTCGCCGTCGGACAGATGCGGGCGCTTGAGTTTATCGCCACCGACCTGGGCGACTGGGCCTGCCATTGCCACAAGTCGCATCACACGATGAACGCGATGGGGCATTCCGTCCCGACCATGATAGGGGCCGACCAGCGCGGCGTGGCCGAGAGGATCAGCAAGATCGTGCCCGACTATATGGTGATGGGTGACAAGGGCGGCTCGATGGGCGGCATGGAGATGCCGCTTCCGGAAAATACGCTGCCGATGATGATGGGGGAAGGGCCGTTCGGCGGGGTCGAAATGGGCGGCATGTTTACCGTGCTGAAGGTGCGCAAGGACCAGCCGCGCGGCGATTATTCGGATCCTGGCTGGTACCGGCATCCGGCTGGCACACTGGCCTGCGAATGGACCGGCGCGCTGCCGCAGCCCGAGCGCAGCAGCGGCGCCGGCGGCCAGTCGATGCCGGTCATTCATCAGCCCAATGTCGAGATGACGGTCCGCAAACCGTCGGGACATGGCGAGCACTAA